Proteins encoded together in one Bactrocera neohumeralis isolate Rockhampton chromosome 4, APGP_CSIRO_Bneo_wtdbg2-racon-allhic-juicebox.fasta_v2, whole genome shotgun sequence window:
- the LOC126756384 gene encoding electron transfer flavoprotein-ubiquinone oxidoreductase, mitochondrial, with amino-acid sequence MATLLKLAKANRLFHPTFVRSVSDVAKYPKITTHYTIHPRDKDERWKEVEMERYVDEVDIVIVGGGPAGMSAAIRAKQLAAEQEKELRVCVVEKSAEVGGHILSGAVIDPISLNELFPDWKVLGAPLNTPVGTDHFSLLTANARIPLPIFKGWPMDNHGNYIVRLGHLVKWLGEQAEALGVEIYPGCAASEVLFHADGSVKGIATNDVGIAKDGSPKDTFARGMELHAKTTIFAEGCRGHLSKQLMQQFNLNEGSQPQTYGIGLKEIWEIQPEKHVPGLVEHTIGWPLDFHTYGGSFLYHLNEPTPTIAVGFVVGLDYKNPWISPFQEFQRFKTHPKVRPVFEGATRIAYGARAINEGGFQSLPSKLSFPGGCLVGCSAGFLNVPRIKGSHYAMKSGMLAAESAVEAINSESQATAGLEPKSYADKIQNSFIWKDLRDVRNVRPSFHNPLGMYGGLVLSGFSIFTGGREPWTLKHGPADHASLKPASQCPQIVYPKPDGKVSFDLLSSVALTGTNHEGDQPAHLTLKDDRIPVDHNLAIYEGPEQRFCPAGVYEYVPNDEGGNMKLQINAQNCIHCKTCDIKDPKQNINWVVPEGGGGPAYNGM; translated from the exons CCAATAGACTATTCCATCCAACATTCGTCCGCAGCGTTTCCGATGTGGCCAAATATCCCAAAATCACCACCCATTATACGATACATCCACGCGACAAAGATGAACGTTGGAAGG AAGTTGAAATGGAGCGCTATGTCGATGAAGTGGATATAGTTATAGTCGGCGGTGGTCCGGCGGGCATGTCGGCTGCCATACGCGCCAAACAATTGGCCGCAGAGCAGGAAAAG gAACTACGCGTCTGCGTCGTGGAGAAGTCCGCGGAAGTCGGTGGTCACATACTTTCGGGTGCGGTCATCGACCCGATTTCGTTGAACGAACTCTTTCCAGATTGGAAAGTGTTGGGCGCGCCGCTGAACACACCTGTCGGCACCGATCATTTCTCACTGCTCACCGCTAACGCGCGCATACCGCTACCCATCTTCAAAGGCTGGCCCATGGACAATCATGGCAATTATATTGTACGGCTTGGTCATCTAGTAAAATGGTTGGGTGAACAAGCCGAAGCGTTGGGTGTTGAAATTTACCCTGGTTGCGCGGCCTCTGAAGTTCTCTTCCATGCCGATGGCAGTGTCAAAGGTATTGCGACCAATGATGTGGGCATTGCGAAAGATGGGTCGCCGAAGGATACATTTGCGCGTGGCATGGAACTACACGCGAAGACAACAATATTCGCTGAAGGCTGTCGCGGACACCTGAGTAAGCAGCTCatgcaacaattcaatttgAACGAGGGTAGTCAGCCGCAAACGTACGGCATTGGTTTGAAGGAGATATGGGAGATACAACCCGAGAAGCATGT ACCCGGTTTGGTGGAACACACAATCGGTTGGCCCCTGGACTTCCACACATACGGTGGTTCTTTCCTGTATCACTTGAATGAGCCCACACCAACAATAGCGGTGGGTTTTGTGGTCGGTTTGGATTACAAAAACCCCTGGATTAGTCCTTTCCAAGAGTTCCAGCGTTTCAAGACACACCCGAAGGTGCGTCCCGTTTTCGAAGGTGCAACGCGTATCGCGTATGGTGCGCGTGCCATTAACGAGGGCGGTTTCCAGAGTTTGCCCAGTAAACTGAGCTTCCCTGGGGGTTGCTTAGTTGGCTGCAGCGCCGGCTTTCTCAACGTGCCGCGTATCAAGGGCTCACATTATGCCATGAAAAGCG GTATGTTGGCGGCGGAGAGCGCCGTGGAGGCCATCAATAGTGAATCTCAAGCAACTGCTGGACTTGAGCCGAAATCCTATGCCGACAA AATTCAAAATTCCTTCATCTGGAAGGATTTGCGCGATGTGCGCAATGTACGCCCCTCTTTCCACAATCCACTCGGCATGTATGGTGGTCTCGTTTTGAGCGGTTTCTCGATATTTACGGGTGGTCGCGAACCGTGGACACTGAAACACGGTCCGGCCGATCACGCGTCCCTCAAACCAGCTAGTCAATGCCCACAAATTGTTTATCCCAAGCCAGATGGCAAAGTTTCCTTCGATCTACTCTCCTCCGTGGCCTTGACCGGCACTAATCATGAAGGCGATCAACCCGCACATTTGACTTTGAAGGACGATCGCATTCCAGTCGATCACAATCTTGCGATCTATGAGGGTCCCGAACAACGTTTCTGCCCAGCCGGTGTGTATGAGTATGTGCCCAATGACGAGGGTGGCAACATGAAGCTACAGATCAACGCACAAAATTGTATCCACTGCAAAACCTGTGATATTAAAGATCCTAAACAGAATATTAATTGGGTGGTGCCCGAGGGTGGCGGCGGTCCAGCCTACAATGGCATGTAA